One genomic segment of Panicum virgatum strain AP13 chromosome 2N, P.virgatum_v5, whole genome shotgun sequence includes these proteins:
- the LOC120659565 gene encoding probable D-2-hydroxyglutarate dehydrogenase, mitochondrial isoform X1, with the protein MARRAAAAARLLRRLGPLASEPPVRGIPHTQYEFASRTVSSCRRFHWIPSLQRPPHGPRTNVETYEGKHSANMASEVQKRTFGSAATHIQRNPAYSELNSDDVSYFKSILGDNGVVQDEDRIAVANVDWMGKYRGASQLLLLPKNTTEVSKILSYCNTRRLAVVPQGGNTGLVGGSVPVYDEVIVSLAGMDKIISFDNVNGILTSEAGCVLENLSTFVENEGFIMPLDLGAKGSCQIGGNISTNAGGLRFIRYGSLHGNVLGLEVVLADGTILDMLTTLRKDNTGYDLKHLFIGSEGSLGVVTKISVLTPAKLPATNVAFLSCNDYTSCQKLLLAARRNLGEILSAFEFMDHHCIDLAMRHLEGVQNPLPASQYKFYVLIETTGSDESYDKTKLEAFLLRSMEDGLVSDGVIAQDISQASNFWRIREGISEASVKVGAVYKYDLSIPVEKLYDIVEEMRCRLGDNAEVLGYGHLGDGNLHLNILSSKYDDSTLAQIEPFVYEWTSSQRGSISAEHGLGLMKAEKIHYSKSPEAVQLMASIKKLLDPNSILNPYKVLPQSVL; encoded by the exons atggcgcggcgcgcggcagcggcggcgaggcttcTACGCCGCCTGGGCCCGCTCGCCTCCGAGCCGCCGGTGCGAG GCATACCTCATACTCAATATGAATTCGCAAGCCGCACTGTGAGTTCCTGTAGAAGATTCCATTGGATTCCCAGTCTACAGCGTCCACCTCATGGACCTAGAACTAATGTGGAAACATATGAAGGGAAACACAGTGCTAATATGGCTTCTGAAGTTCAGAAGCGCACATTTGGTTCTGCGGCAACACATATTCAGAGGAATCCAGCCTATTCAGAGCTGAACTCTGATGATGTTTCTTACTTCAAGAGCATCTTGGGTGACAATGGTGTAGTTCAGGATGAAGACAGAATCGCAGTAGCAAACGTAGACTGGATGGGTAAATACAGGGGTGCAAGTCAGCTACTACTTTTACCAAAAAATACTACAGAG GTTTCTAAGATTCTTTCATATTGCAACACCAGACGATTGGCTGTGGTTCCACAAGGTGGCAATACAGGCCTCGTAGGTGGCAGTGTGCCTGTTTATGATGAG GTGATTGTCAGCCTCGCAGGCATGGACAAAATCATTTCCTTTGATAAT GTAAATGGTATTCTTACTAGTGAAGCTGGTTGTGTGTTGGAGAATTTAAGTACCTTCGTGGAAAATGAAGG GTTTATTATGCCACTTGACTTGGGAGCGAAAGGTAGTTGCCAAATTGGTGGAAACATTTCAACTAATGCTGGTGGCCTGCGTTTCATACGCTATGGTTCACTTCATGGAAATGTACTTG GTCTTGAAGTTGTGCTGGCTGATGGGACAATCCTTGATATGCTTACTACCTTACGGAAAGACAATACTGGGTATGATCTGAAGCACTTATTCATCG GAAGTGAAGGTTCGCTAGGAGTGGTTACCAAAATTTCAGTACTTACACCTGCAAAGCTACCTGCAACTAATGTTGCATTTCTTTCCTGCAATGACTACACAAGCTGCCAG AAATTACTGCTTGCAGCTAGGAGGAACTTGGGTGAGATCCTGTCTGCATTTGAATTCATGGATCATCACTGTATTGATCTG GCTATGCGACATTTGGAAGGAGTTCAAAATCCTTTACCTGCATCTCAGTACAAATTTTATGTTCTAATTGAGACAACAGGGAGTGATGAATCGTATGACAA AACAAAACTGGAAGCTTTTTTGTTGCGTTCAATGGAAGATGGTCTGGTTTCTGATGGCGTCATAGCGCAAGATATCAGCCAAGCATCAAACTTTTGGCGTATCCGTGAG GGTATATCAGAGGCGTCTGTTAAAGTTGGAGCTGTGTACAAATATGACTTGTCCATACCTGTAGAGAAGCTCTATGATATTGTTGAAGAAATGCGCTGTCGTCTTG GTGATAATGCAGAGGTATTGGGCTATGGCCACCTTGGAGATGGAAATCTGCATTTAAACATCCTATCAAGCAAATATGACGACAGT ACTCTTGCACAAATTGAACCATTTGTCTATGAGTGGACTTCATCACAAAGAGGAAGCATAAGTGCAGAGCATGGTTTGGGCCTAATGAAAGCAGAGAAGATTCACTACAGCAAATCACCTGAAGCA GTGCAACTAATGGCTTCCATCAAGAAGCTGCTGGACCCCAATTCAATCCTGAATCCCTACAAGGTTCTGCCGCAGTCTGTACTGTAG
- the LOC120659565 gene encoding probable D-2-hydroxyglutarate dehydrogenase, mitochondrial isoform X2: MVYGIPHTQYEFASRTVSSCRRFHWIPSLQRPPHGPRTNVETYEGKHSANMASEVQKRTFGSAATHIQRNPAYSELNSDDVSYFKSILGDNGVVQDEDRIAVANVDWMGKYRGASQLLLLPKNTTEVSKILSYCNTRRLAVVPQGGNTGLVGGSVPVYDEVIVSLAGMDKIISFDNVNGILTSEAGCVLENLSTFVENEGFIMPLDLGAKGSCQIGGNISTNAGGLRFIRYGSLHGNVLGLEVVLADGTILDMLTTLRKDNTGYDLKHLFIGSEGSLGVVTKISVLTPAKLPATNVAFLSCNDYTSCQKLLLAARRNLGEILSAFEFMDHHCIDLAMRHLEGVQNPLPASQYKFYVLIETTGSDESYDKTKLEAFLLRSMEDGLVSDGVIAQDISQASNFWRIREGISEASVKVGAVYKYDLSIPVEKLYDIVEEMRCRLGDNAEVLGYGHLGDGNLHLNILSSKYDDSTLAQIEPFVYEWTSSQRGSISAEHGLGLMKAEKIHYSKSPEAVQLMASIKKLLDPNSILNPYKVLPQSVL; encoded by the exons ATGGTCTATG GCATACCTCATACTCAATATGAATTCGCAAGCCGCACTGTGAGTTCCTGTAGAAGATTCCATTGGATTCCCAGTCTACAGCGTCCACCTCATGGACCTAGAACTAATGTGGAAACATATGAAGGGAAACACAGTGCTAATATGGCTTCTGAAGTTCAGAAGCGCACATTTGGTTCTGCGGCAACACATATTCAGAGGAATCCAGCCTATTCAGAGCTGAACTCTGATGATGTTTCTTACTTCAAGAGCATCTTGGGTGACAATGGTGTAGTTCAGGATGAAGACAGAATCGCAGTAGCAAACGTAGACTGGATGGGTAAATACAGGGGTGCAAGTCAGCTACTACTTTTACCAAAAAATACTACAGAG GTTTCTAAGATTCTTTCATATTGCAACACCAGACGATTGGCTGTGGTTCCACAAGGTGGCAATACAGGCCTCGTAGGTGGCAGTGTGCCTGTTTATGATGAG GTGATTGTCAGCCTCGCAGGCATGGACAAAATCATTTCCTTTGATAAT GTAAATGGTATTCTTACTAGTGAAGCTGGTTGTGTGTTGGAGAATTTAAGTACCTTCGTGGAAAATGAAGG GTTTATTATGCCACTTGACTTGGGAGCGAAAGGTAGTTGCCAAATTGGTGGAAACATTTCAACTAATGCTGGTGGCCTGCGTTTCATACGCTATGGTTCACTTCATGGAAATGTACTTG GTCTTGAAGTTGTGCTGGCTGATGGGACAATCCTTGATATGCTTACTACCTTACGGAAAGACAATACTGGGTATGATCTGAAGCACTTATTCATCG GAAGTGAAGGTTCGCTAGGAGTGGTTACCAAAATTTCAGTACTTACACCTGCAAAGCTACCTGCAACTAATGTTGCATTTCTTTCCTGCAATGACTACACAAGCTGCCAG AAATTACTGCTTGCAGCTAGGAGGAACTTGGGTGAGATCCTGTCTGCATTTGAATTCATGGATCATCACTGTATTGATCTG GCTATGCGACATTTGGAAGGAGTTCAAAATCCTTTACCTGCATCTCAGTACAAATTTTATGTTCTAATTGAGACAACAGGGAGTGATGAATCGTATGACAA AACAAAACTGGAAGCTTTTTTGTTGCGTTCAATGGAAGATGGTCTGGTTTCTGATGGCGTCATAGCGCAAGATATCAGCCAAGCATCAAACTTTTGGCGTATCCGTGAG GGTATATCAGAGGCGTCTGTTAAAGTTGGAGCTGTGTACAAATATGACTTGTCCATACCTGTAGAGAAGCTCTATGATATTGTTGAAGAAATGCGCTGTCGTCTTG GTGATAATGCAGAGGTATTGGGCTATGGCCACCTTGGAGATGGAAATCTGCATTTAAACATCCTATCAAGCAAATATGACGACAGT ACTCTTGCACAAATTGAACCATTTGTCTATGAGTGGACTTCATCACAAAGAGGAAGCATAAGTGCAGAGCATGGTTTGGGCCTAATGAAAGCAGAGAAGATTCACTACAGCAAATCACCTGAAGCA GTGCAACTAATGGCTTCCATCAAGAAGCTGCTGGACCCCAATTCAATCCTGAATCCCTACAAGGTTCTGCCGCAGTCTGTACTGTAG
- the LOC120662315 gene encoding wall-associated receptor kinase 3-like, which yields MTTPPPQPQLLPHILVFLAAGALLAAAAIAEAEQHEPPLPITLPGCPDKCGDISIPFPFGLKRGCFREGFEVTCDHSFQPPRAFLAAVVGGSAQTTTLFSYSVSKPGNYSIVDRHKADVLPVELVDVSVARNEARAYGAVASVCNTNATNGLLRMPFTTLAFLIDGPNGPFLVSLARNVLVGVGVEVQPSAYRFNTAPGARGDDYLVDCHSTLMGNLELASNGSCSGRGCCQASLPETMPLTGVSVAMPTKTLNNSLWVTNPCSFAMVVEDSWYKFSTADLYGNTSNRFPRGVPYVIDFAIRNARCPAKVEQPPLGYACVSGNSTCADVTNGYVCKCLEHYEGNPYITNGCRDIDECKQPDLYPCSSDGICKNRLLGYDCPCKPGMKGDGKMGTCQPIFPLVAKMIVGVVGGFFILAALLFIILLRKEKKKMREFYEKNGGPILEKAKIIKLFKKEELKEILKSKNLIGKGFFGEVYKGLLDNKLVAVKKPKIGGALENNEQFANEVIIQSQVIHKNIVRLIGCCLEVDIPMLVYEFIPNGSLEDLLHSNKVVPVNIDVRLSIAAQSADGLSYMHSKTNNKVPHGDIKPANILLDDNFMPKISDFGTSRLIARDKEHAENVIGDMSYMDPVCMETNLLTEKSDVYSFGVVILELISRKKATYSENNSFVNNFLEAQKENRVAEWFDNEIAVTSNLELLHSLARIAVECLSLDADKRPSMIDVAERLLKLNKSRNP from the exons ATGACCACGCCCCCGCCGCAGCCCCAGCTGCTGCCGCACATCCTCGTCTTCCTTGCAGCAGGGGCTCTCTTGGCTGCTGCCGCCATTGCTGAAGCTGAACAACATGAGCCGCCACTGCCGATCACACTTCCAGGCTGTCCGGACAAGTGCGGCGACATCAGCATCCCCTTCCCGTTCGGCCTGAAGCGCGGCTGCTTCCGAGAGGGCTTCGAGGTCACCTGCGACCACTCCTTCCAGCCTCCTCGCGCCTTCCTTGCCGCGGTCGTCGGAGGCTCAGCCCAGACGACGACCCTCTTCTCCTACTCGGTCTCCAAGCCAGGCAACTACTCGATCGTAGACCGGCACAAGGCGGACGTCTTGCCGGTGGAGCTCGTCGACGTCTCCGTCGCCAGGAACGAGGCAAGGGCGTACGGCGCGGTGGCGTCCGTCTGCAACACGAACGCCACCAACGGGCTCCTGAGGATGCCGTTCACCACCCTGGCGTTCCTGATCGACGGGCCCAACGGCCCGTTCCTCGTGTCGCTGGCGCGCAAcgtcctcgtcggcgtcggcgtggaGGTCCAGCCTTCGGCGTACAGGTTCAACACCGCACCGGGTGCCCGAGGGGACGACTACCTCGTCGACTGCCACTCGACGCTCATGGGGAACCTGGAGCTCGCGTCCAACGGGTCGTGCTCCGGCCGGGGCTGCTGCCAGGCCTCCCTGCCGGAGACGATGCCGCTCACCGGAGTCTCGGTTGCGATGCCCACCAAGACCCTGAACAACTCGTTGTGGGTGACCAACCCGTGCTCCTTCGCCATGGTGGTGGAGGACTCGTGGTACAAGTTCTCGACGGCGGACCTGTACGGCAACACCAGCAACAGGTTCCCCAGGGGCGTGCCGTACGTGATCGATTTCGCCATCAGGAACGCTAGGTGTCCGGCCAAGGTTGAGCAGCCACCTCTCGGCTACGCGTGCGTCAGCGGCAACAGCACTTGCGCCGACGTGACCAATGGCTACGTCTGCAAGTGCTTGGAGCACTACGAGGGCAACCCTTACATCACTAATGGATGCCGAG ACATCGACGAATGCAAGCAACCTGATTTGTATCCTTGTTCAAGTGATGGGATCTGCAAGAACAGGCTTTTAGGGTATGACTGTCCATGCAAACCTGGAATGAAAGGCGATGGAAAGATGGGAACGTGCCAACCCATATTCCCCTTAGTAGCAAAGATGATTGTAG GTGTAGTTGGAGGTTTCTTTATCTTGGCGGCTTTGTTATTCATCATTCTTCTTCgtaaagagaaaaagaagatgagGGAGTTCTATGAAAAGAATGGTGGGCCCATATTGGAGAAAGCAAAAATTATAAAGCTTTTCAAAAAGGAAGAGCTTAAGGAAATTTTGAAGAGTAAAAATTTGATTGGTAAAGGCTTCTTTGGTGAAGTTTACAAGGGCCTTCTTGATAATAAGCTAGTTGCAGTAAAGAAGCCAAAAATTGGTGGTGCGCTAGAGAATAATGAACAATTTGCAAATGAAGTCATCATCCAATCTCAAGTCATCCACAAGAACATTGTCAGGCTGATAGGTTGTTGCCTTGAAGTTGATATCCCAATGCTTGTTTATGAGTTCATCCCAAATGGTAGTCTCGAAGATCTTCTTCACAGTAACAAGGTAGTGCCTGTCAACATTGATGTGCGTTTGAGTATTGCTGCACAGTCCGCAGATGGCTTATCTTATATGCACTCAAAAACCAATAATAAAGTCCCACATGGTGATATTAAGCCAGCAAATATACTCTTGGATGACAACTTCATGCCAAAGATATCAGATTTTGGCACATCGAGACTGATTGCAAGAGATaaagaacatgcagaaaatGTCATTGGTGATATGAGTTACATGGATCCAGTTTGCATGGAAACAAATCTTCTGACAGAAAAAAGTGATGTCTACAGCTTTGGAGTTGTGATCTTGGAACTTATAAGTAGGAAAAAGGCCACATATTCTGAAAATAATAGCTTCGTAAATAATTTTCTCGAAGCTCAAAAAGAGAATAGGGTAGCCGAGTGGTTTGACAATGAAATTGCCGTGACAAGCAATTTAGAGCTTCTCCATAGTCTCGCAAGGATTGCTGTTGAATGCCTTAGCCTCGATGCGGATAAAAGACCATCAATGATAGATGTGGCAGAGCGTCTTCTCAAACTAAACAAGTCTCGTAACCCGTAA
- the LOC120659568 gene encoding glycine-rich RNA-binding protein RZ1C-like yields the protein MAEDKVGRIFVGGLSWDTTESTLTRTFSQYGKVIDSQVVVERDTGRSRGFGFVTFSEPRAVDAAIRGMHNGELDGRNISVNKAQPRNSDDGYGYGGGGGGGGGGGGYSSGARGGYRSGGDVVPAASDDCFKCGRPGHWARECPYSDGGGRTGRYSPASRYGGGTGGRGDRFGGTDRFAHYDDDRYDGGRYMDSRDTYYGAGRDRYASDRYAPAADRYSGDKYSGADRYASSGFARERSYERDGGRSSGGYYRDEPRGTGGYGRGGSRVGGGAGGPARFGGGYRDRPAPYDRPSRGAGARAYDDRY from the exons ATGGCGGAGGATAAGGTGGGACGGATCTTCGTGGGCGGGCTGTCGTGGGACACCACGGAGAGCACGCTCACGCGCACCTTCAGCCAGTACGGCAAGGTCATCGACTCGCAG GTTGTAGTGGAAAGGGACACAGGCCGCTCCAGGGGATTTGGATTTGTCACATTTTCAGAACCTCGGGCTGTGGATGCTGCCATTCGGGGAATGCATAATGGAGAACTGGATGGTCGAAATATCTCTGTGAACAAAGCTCAGCCTAGGAACTCGGATGATGGCTATGgctatggtggtggtggtggtggtggtggtggtggtggtggttacTCATCTGGTGCTAGAGGTGGATATCGCAGTGGAGGTGATGTAGTTCCAGCTGCGAGTGATGATTGCTTCAAATGTGGCCGCCCTGGACATTGGGCTCGTGAATGCCCTTATTCAGATGGAGGTGGTAGAACTGGAAGGTACTCTCCAGCTTCAAGGTATGGTGGTGGCACTGGGGGACGTGGTGACCGCTTTGGTGGAACAGATCGTTTTGCTCACTATGATGATGATCGATATGATGGTGGGCGCTACATGGACAGCAGGGATACATATTATGGTGCTGGGCGTGATCGCTATGCTAGTGATCGCTATGCACCAGCAGCAGATCGTTATTCTGGTGACAAGTATAGTGGTGCAGATCGTTATGCATCAAGTGGCTTTGCTAGGGAAAGGAGCTACGAAAGAGATGGAGGGCGGTCCAGCGGAGGTTACTACCGTGATGAACCTAGGGGCACTGGTGGGTATGGCAGAGGTGGTTCACGCGTAGGGGGTGGTGCTGGTGGGCCTGCTCGCTTTGGTGGGGGTTACCGTGATAGACCCGCGCCATATGACCGTCCTAGCAGGGGAGCTGGAGCTCGTGCTTATGATGATCGCTACTGA
- the LOC120659569 gene encoding uncharacterized protein LOC120659569 isoform X1, protein MQHSCPSFPLSYNTDQQGRYSSVPSNPMCGPCRSFSTNAAHLLLLPSLVQADRKGKLQLHCKQSHGWCGLLCQTSACRAEWQSHSTSEQMAVDKEQQLLLTVRAYKTIEFCAPRTCVLLHLMSLWLRMPSTRASRTMGMGASEHDQ, encoded by the exons ATGCAGCACAGCTGCCCCTCCTTCCCTCTTTCGTACAACACAGATCAGCAAGGGAGATACAGCTCCGTTCCAAGCAATCCCATGTGTGGTCCTTGCCGTTCCTTCTCAACAAACGCAGCACACCTACTGCTCCTACCCTCTCTCGTACAGGCAGATCGGAAGGGGAAGCTTCAACTCCATTGCAAGCAATCCCATGGGTGGTGCGGTCTCCTCT GTCAAACATCTGCTTGCCGTGCAGAATGGCAAAGTCATTCCACTTCTGAACAAATGGCTGTGGACAAAGAACAACAATTGCTGCTGACGGTGAGGGCATACAAAACCATTGA GTTCTGTGCTCCCCGTACATGTGTGCTCCTCCACCTGATGTCGTTGTGGCTGAG GATGCCAAGCACTAGAGCCTCCAGAACCATGGGCATGGGCGCCAGCGAACATGACCAGTGA
- the LOC120659569 gene encoding uncharacterized protein LOC120659569 isoform X3 yields MQHSCPSFPLSYNTDQQGRYSSVPSNPMCGPCRSFSTNAAHLLLLPSLVQADRKGKLQLHCKQSHGWCGLLCQTSACRAEWQSHSTSEQMAVDKEQQLLLTVLCSPYMCAPPPDVVVAEFSNLIQDAKH; encoded by the exons ATGCAGCACAGCTGCCCCTCCTTCCCTCTTTCGTACAACACAGATCAGCAAGGGAGATACAGCTCCGTTCCAAGCAATCCCATGTGTGGTCCTTGCCGTTCCTTCTCAACAAACGCAGCACACCTACTGCTCCTACCCTCTCTCGTACAGGCAGATCGGAAGGGGAAGCTTCAACTCCATTGCAAGCAATCCCATGGGTGGTGCGGTCTCCTCT GTCAAACATCTGCTTGCCGTGCAGAATGGCAAAGTCATTCCACTTCTGAACAAATGGCTGTGGACAAAGAACAACAATTGCTGCTGACG GTTCTGTGCTCCCCGTACATGTGTGCTCCTCCACCTGATGTCGTTGTGGCTGAG TTTTCCAACTTGATTCAGGATGCCAAGCACTAG
- the LOC120659569 gene encoding uncharacterized protein LOC120659569 isoform X5 → MQHSCPSFPLSYNTDQQGRYSSVPSNPMCGPCRSFSTNAAHLLLLPSLVQADRKGKLQLHCKQSHGWCGLLCQTSACRAEWQSHSTSEQMAVDKEQQLLLTVLCSPYMCAPPPDVVVAEDAKH, encoded by the exons ATGCAGCACAGCTGCCCCTCCTTCCCTCTTTCGTACAACACAGATCAGCAAGGGAGATACAGCTCCGTTCCAAGCAATCCCATGTGTGGTCCTTGCCGTTCCTTCTCAACAAACGCAGCACACCTACTGCTCCTACCCTCTCTCGTACAGGCAGATCGGAAGGGGAAGCTTCAACTCCATTGCAAGCAATCCCATGGGTGGTGCGGTCTCCTCT GTCAAACATCTGCTTGCCGTGCAGAATGGCAAAGTCATTCCACTTCTGAACAAATGGCTGTGGACAAAGAACAACAATTGCTGCTGACG GTTCTGTGCTCCCCGTACATGTGTGCTCCTCCACCTGATGTCGTTGTGGCTGAG GATGCCAAGCACTAG
- the LOC120659569 gene encoding uncharacterized protein LOC120659569 isoform X2: MQHSCPSFPLSYNTDQQGRYSSVPSNPMCGPCRSFSTNAAHLLLLPSLVQADRKGKLQLHCKQSHGWCGLLCQTSACRAEWQSHSTSEQMAVDKEQQLLLTVLCSPYMCAPPPDVVVAEIELKPKSGQIFYNWRT, from the exons ATGCAGCACAGCTGCCCCTCCTTCCCTCTTTCGTACAACACAGATCAGCAAGGGAGATACAGCTCCGTTCCAAGCAATCCCATGTGTGGTCCTTGCCGTTCCTTCTCAACAAACGCAGCACACCTACTGCTCCTACCCTCTCTCGTACAGGCAGATCGGAAGGGGAAGCTTCAACTCCATTGCAAGCAATCCCATGGGTGGTGCGGTCTCCTCT GTCAAACATCTGCTTGCCGTGCAGAATGGCAAAGTCATTCCACTTCTGAACAAATGGCTGTGGACAAAGAACAACAATTGCTGCTGACG GTTCTGTGCTCCCCGTACATGTGTGCTCCTCCACCTGATGTCGTTGTGGCTGAG ATAGAACTGAAACCCAAGTCTGGACAAATTTTTTACAACTGGAGAACATGA
- the LOC120659569 gene encoding uncharacterized protein LOC120659569 isoform X4 — protein MQHSCPSFPLSYNTDQQGRYSSVPSNPMCGPCRSFSTNAAHLLLLPSLVQADRKGKLQLHCKQSHGWCGLLCQTSACRAEWQSHSTSEQMAVDKEQQLLLTVRAYKTIEFCAPRTCVLLHLMSLWLR, from the exons ATGCAGCACAGCTGCCCCTCCTTCCCTCTTTCGTACAACACAGATCAGCAAGGGAGATACAGCTCCGTTCCAAGCAATCCCATGTGTGGTCCTTGCCGTTCCTTCTCAACAAACGCAGCACACCTACTGCTCCTACCCTCTCTCGTACAGGCAGATCGGAAGGGGAAGCTTCAACTCCATTGCAAGCAATCCCATGGGTGGTGCGGTCTCCTCT GTCAAACATCTGCTTGCCGTGCAGAATGGCAAAGTCATTCCACTTCTGAACAAATGGCTGTGGACAAAGAACAACAATTGCTGCTGACGGTGAGGGCATACAAAACCATTGA GTTCTGTGCTCCCCGTACATGTGTGCTCCTCCACCTGATGTCGTTGTGGCTGAG ATAG
- the LOC120659566 gene encoding uncharacterized protein LOC120659566, which produces MSSPAAAVLVSNGAVSPRAPPSAASFLEATPGAYTTARGSLLWWPRHLRRLAESASLLARSHPQLLGLPRPRSLDSFFSETPIHALVNPSVRLAIREMRGRLPMVKEDDLALTALIRGGDSVSRDGIDVFIHVGMYSPPVFGDSGARVAVAGTGRDAAAAKYAPWARMRKSMERMRPPGITELLLTNDGDHILEGSVTNFFVVCQKEEHKSKEPFAVQTLTNMFEVQTAPISDGILSGIICRIVIEVCHDIGIPVREISPSWSKHELWQEAFVTSSLRLIQHVESVQVPSLWEDVQSKTWSDVSWAVKQFQGPGCITTQIQTEILKRARSEEYDINNLL; this is translated from the exons atgtcgtcgccggcggcggccgtgcttGTCAGCAACGGTGCCGTCTCCCCGCGCGCTCCCCCTtccgccgcctccttcctcgAGGCCACCCCGGGGGCCTACACCACCGCCCGCGGCAGCCTCCTCTGGTGGCCCCGCCACCTTCGCCGCCTTGCCGAAtccgcctccctcctcgcccGCTCCCACCCTcagctcctcggcctccctcgGCCGCGCTCCCTCGACTCGTTCTTCTCTGAAACGCCCATACATGCTCTCGTCAACCCCTCCGTGCGGCTCGCCATTCGCGAGATGCGCGGCAGGCTGCCCATGGTCAAGGAGGACGATCTAGCGCTCACGGCCCTGATCAGAGGAGGCGATTCGGTCTCCAGGGATGGCATCGACGTCTTCATCCATGTGGGGATGTATTCCCCGCCGGTGTTTGGAGATTCGGGGGCTAGGGTTGCCGTGGCTGGCACGGGaagggacgccgccgccgccaagtaCGCGCCCTGGGCCAG GATGCGGAAGAGTATGGAAAGGATGAGGCCTCCTGGGATCACAGAGCTTCTGTTGACTAATGATGGGGATCACATTCTTGAAGGCTCTGTCACAAACTTCTTTGTTGTCTGCCAAAAG GAGGAACATAAGAGCAAAGAACCTTTCGCTGTACAAACATTGACAAACATGTTTGAAGTGCAAACAGCTCCAATAAGTGATGGAATTCTCTCTGGAATTATATGCCGGATAGTGATAGA GGTGTGCCATGATATAGGAATCCCAGTACGAGAGATCTCTCCATCATGGTCCAAGCATGAACTCTGGCAAGAAGCTTTTGTTACAA GTAGCTTAAGGCTTATCCAGCATGTGGAGTCAGTTCAAGTACCTTCATTGTGGGAGGACGTACAATCAAAAACCTGGAGCGATGTCTCTTGGGCGGTGAAACAATTTCAG GGTCCTGGATGCATTACTACACAGATTCAG ACAGAGATATTGAAGAGAGCAAGATCAGAGGAATATGACATCAACAATCTCCTATGA